A genomic region of Leptolyngbya sp. NIES-2104 contains the following coding sequences:
- a CDS encoding ATP-binding protein, giving the protein MSTARVLVVEDESIIALDIQTSLQNAGYQVVSIATSAEEALNDTAVLQPDLVLMDIRLHGAMDGVETAEQIRQTWQLPVIFLTAHADENTLARAKKVQPFGYILKPFEDRELITMIEIALSRHKAESLIQTALQKEKEINELKSRFVSVVSHEFRNPLNTILFSTELLQRYGNQISDQKKEIYLERIQGSVKRMNELLSDVLTVGETEAGKLQFTPQPIDVIRFCKELVDEFHLSDRRKIQINFSFRQTSENNRPSLPLLDERLLRHILTNLLSNAVKYSLNADPIEFKLNLSDRTAIFRIQDHGIGIPKLEQANLFQSFHRASNVKAIPGTGLGLSIVKQCVDLHGGSISVESEENQGTLFTVTLPLNRQFTDENNSRN; this is encoded by the coding sequence ATGTCTACTGCTAGGGTGCTCGTTGTTGAAGACGAAAGTATTATCGCGTTGGATATCCAAACGAGTCTACAAAATGCAGGATATCAGGTTGTGTCGATCGCAACTTCCGCTGAGGAAGCCCTAAACGATACTGCCGTACTGCAACCCGATTTAGTCCTAATGGATATTCGATTGCACGGTGCGATGGATGGCGTTGAAACGGCTGAACAAATTCGTCAAACTTGGCAACTCCCCGTGATTTTTCTCACGGCTCATGCAGACGAAAATACCTTAGCACGTGCGAAAAAAGTTCAGCCATTTGGCTATATTTTAAAGCCATTTGAAGACCGAGAACTAATCACAATGATCGAGATTGCTTTATCTCGCCACAAAGCAGAATCTTTAATTCAAACTGCGCTGCAAAAAGAGAAAGAAATCAACGAATTAAAATCCCGTTTTGTCTCGGTTGTTTCTCATGAATTTCGCAATCCTTTAAACACAATTCTATTTTCAACCGAGCTACTTCAACGATACGGCAATCAAATCTCAGACCAAAAGAAAGAAATTTATCTCGAACGGATTCAAGGCTCAGTCAAACGAATGAATGAGCTTCTATCGGATGTTTTAACAGTTGGAGAAACTGAGGCAGGAAAGCTGCAATTTACTCCTCAACCGATCGACGTAATTCGATTTTGCAAAGAACTGGTCGATGAATTTCACTTAAGTGATCGACGAAAAATCCAAATCAATTTTTCATTCCGCCAAACATCTGAAAACAATCGTCCTTCACTCCCGCTTCTCGATGAACGTCTACTCCGTCACATTTTGACAAATCTCCTCTCGAATGCTGTGAAATATTCCCTCAACGCTGATCCGATCGAATTCAAGTTGAATCTAAGCGATCGAACTGCGATCTTTCGGATTCAAGATCATGGAATTGGTATTCCAAAATTAGAACAAGCTAACTTATTTCAATCGTTTCATCGAGCGAGTAATGTCAAAGCGATTCCGGGAACGGGATTAGGATTATCGATCGTGAAACAGTGCGTCGATTTACATGGGGGATCGATCAGTGTGGAAAGTGAAGAAAACCAGGGCACTCTATTCACTGTCACGTTACCGTTAAACAGGCAGTTCACCGATGAAAACAATTCTCGTAATTGA
- a CDS encoding response regulator transcription factor — protein MKTILVIEDEQPVRESILDLLEAEGFHGIGGENGDVGVRLAQEHHPDLILCDVRMPDLDGFSVLAQLRKSPETAGIPFIFLTASGTKADQRQGMELGADDYLTKPCTATDLLGAVSGRLAKYEALAERLAQKVGSAKAGKVETSADVSQTDAPPISGTRDGLLNHFYQELRNPLSNINMALHLLKLERIGHESTIATVQREYSRELTVLQEVYKLRDYLIPESAELLRDCNLVRLMNEEMV, from the coding sequence ATGAAAACAATTCTCGTAATTGAAGATGAACAACCGGTTCGAGAGTCGATCTTGGATTTACTAGAAGCAGAAGGCTTTCATGGCATTGGTGGCGAAAACGGTGACGTTGGGGTGCGATTAGCGCAGGAGCATCATCCAGATTTAATTCTGTGTGATGTAAGAATGCCGGATCTCGATGGCTTTTCCGTTCTCGCTCAACTCCGCAAATCGCCGGAAACGGCTGGAATTCCGTTTATCTTCCTCACTGCGAGCGGCACCAAAGCCGACCAGCGACAAGGAATGGAACTGGGTGCTGATGATTATTTGACCAAGCCTTGCACCGCGACTGATTTATTGGGAGCTGTATCGGGTCGATTAGCAAAGTACGAGGCGTTAGCGGAACGGTTAGCCCAAAAAGTGGGGTCTGCCAAGGCGGGAAAAGTCGAAACCAGTGCGGATGTCTCTCAAACCGATGCGCCACCGATTTCTGGAACCCGCGACGGCTTGCTGAATCATTTCTATCAAGAGCTTCGTAATCCGCTTTCTAACATCAATATGGCGCTGCATTTGTTGAAATTGGAGCGGATCGGGCACGAATCAACGATCGCAACGGTCCAACGAGAATACAGCCGTGAATTGACGGTGCTGCAAGAGGTCTACAAGTTGCGGGACTATTTGATACCAGAGAGCGCGGAACTGCTGCGGGACTGTAATCTAGTGCGATTGATGAATGAGGAAATGGTTTAA
- a CDS encoding DUF2973 domain-containing protein, giving the protein MILHLLYILAFTALAFLAVGNLIRNLMALGIESQRQYPPIARSQNRPAPHPELLDENGRMINEPLLVMRSMSVEDAREQLDAIYNSSPGGESAPSNDD; this is encoded by the coding sequence ATGATTCTGCACCTACTTTATATTCTGGCGTTCACAGCTTTAGCATTTTTGGCGGTCGGTAATCTGATTCGGAATTTGATGGCGCTGGGAATCGAGTCACAGCGGCAGTATCCCCCGATCGCTCGATCGCAGAATCGTCCCGCTCCACATCCTGAGCTATTGGATGAAAATGGGCGAATGATTAATGAACCGCTGTTGGTGATGCGATCGATGAGCGTGGAAGATGCTCGCGAACAATTAGACGCGATTTACAACTCTTCTCCAGGTGGGGAATCCGCACCGTCGAATGACGACTAG
- a CDS encoding PAS domain S-box protein — protein MQQIDAPPSLVQLQTLLSQCDADFTEASQAAFSELQATIAALQQELQQERTARQQAEKNQQLLQMTIEAAVDGILAIDPQGKILCINQEFRQRWNVEDSTPTTDSTLMARTVQMLNDPEQLKQQVQRENEQPTIEGHDVFQLRDGRILERFSKPLRLNGEISGRVISIRDITEQARAQKNLSASEKLLRTVVTNTPTILYAIDQNGIYTLSEGKGLETLGLKAGALVGKSVYEFYQDYPRIIRDIERVLQGEEHRSVLEFRGVFYDNRATAIRNSDGDIIGMIGVATDVTAQRQAEIELQETKQDLAIRVELRTVELKAANAKLQKEVAQRRAIEQSLRDKQSCLQILNQISQGVTAGLSVNELIQLTIDQTAARFKDVRVLYGVIDNRHFNTIYSVQPADMPAMQGVVEGLYLTPQYFEIIQKKQPVIVEDVLQEPAFAPMVGDMLRRRTRAIAMVTVQHSADQIGILALNAPYPKRWATCEVETIQELADYLSIVLQKVRAQEERHKAEERLKLFESVVVNGNDGVIITDANLENPTISYVNAAFAQMSGYTAEEAIGKTPRILQGEKTDRSLLSKVRAAMNEERPIQVELVNYRKDGSEYWVDLNVVPIADSSGNLTHFVALQRDITDRKWSEKALIATQARLKYLLSSSPSVIYTCQPNRNRACTFVSENITQQLGYEIWQYLKDPHFWIDHIHPEDLSIVLKNLDQLPEVGEVTCEYRFLHRDGTYRWLRDTMKLLNDQSIEVIGSVMDISDRKWAEDQIRASLQEKEVMLKEIHHRVKNNLQVVSSLLKLQAGYIQDKRIIEVFKESQNRVSAMALIHEKLYQSEDLAKTHFSEYIHSLATALFRSYSANSRAIQLHLNVQEVRLSIDAAIPCGLIINELVSNSLKYAFPPGETGSIFIELHAQEEPASELVHYQLIVGDDGRGFPADLDFRHTKSLGLQLVCTLIRQLRGEIDLCRESGVRFTITFCEQKIRV, from the coding sequence ATGCAACAGATAGACGCGCCGCCTAGTTTAGTTCAACTCCAAACGCTTTTGAGTCAGTGTGATGCTGACTTTACCGAAGCGTCCCAAGCTGCCTTTTCGGAACTACAGGCAACGATCGCCGCCCTGCAACAAGAACTTCAACAAGAACGAACGGCGCGACAACAAGCCGAAAAAAATCAACAGCTTTTACAAATGACGATCGAAGCCGCTGTCGATGGAATTTTAGCGATCGATCCTCAAGGCAAAATTCTCTGCATCAATCAAGAATTCCGTCAGCGGTGGAATGTAGAGGACTCGACCCCAACCACGGATTCGACTTTGATGGCTCGAACCGTTCAGATGCTGAATGACCCTGAGCAGCTAAAACAACAGGTTCAACGCGAAAACGAACAGCCTACGATCGAGGGTCACGATGTCTTTCAGCTTAGAGATGGGCGGATTCTAGAACGATTTTCTAAACCCTTGCGGCTCAATGGTGAAATCAGCGGTCGGGTGATTAGTATTCGCGATATCACCGAACAAGCTCGCGCCCAGAAAAATCTTTCGGCAAGTGAAAAGCTATTACGCACGGTTGTCACGAACACACCTACGATTCTTTACGCGATCGACCAAAACGGAATTTACACCCTGTCTGAAGGGAAGGGACTGGAAACACTCGGACTAAAAGCAGGTGCGCTCGTTGGAAAATCTGTGTACGAGTTCTATCAAGACTATCCCAGAATCATTCGGGATATTGAGCGAGTACTTCAAGGGGAAGAACATCGATCAGTTCTCGAATTTCGGGGCGTTTTTTACGACAATCGGGCGACTGCGATCCGCAACTCAGACGGTGACATTATCGGCATGATCGGAGTGGCAACGGATGTGACCGCTCAGCGTCAAGCCGAAATTGAACTCCAGGAAACCAAGCAAGATTTAGCGATTCGAGTCGAACTGAGAACGGTCGAGCTAAAAGCCGCCAATGCAAAATTACAGAAAGAAGTCGCCCAACGAAGAGCGATCGAACAAAGTCTGCGGGATAAACAAAGCTGTCTGCAAATCCTCAATCAAATTTCACAAGGGGTAACAGCCGGATTATCGGTGAATGAACTGATCCAATTAACGATCGATCAAACTGCCGCCCGATTTAAAGACGTTCGCGTACTCTATGGCGTGATCGACAATCGTCATTTCAACACAATTTACTCGGTTCAACCTGCGGATATGCCTGCGATGCAAGGGGTTGTAGAAGGGCTTTATCTGACTCCTCAATACTTCGAGATTATTCAGAAAAAACAACCTGTAATCGTTGAAGATGTGCTGCAAGAGCCTGCATTCGCGCCAATGGTCGGGGATATGTTGCGCCGTCGAACTCGTGCGATCGCAATGGTAACGGTTCAACATTCCGCCGATCAAATCGGCATTCTGGCGCTGAATGCTCCCTATCCGAAACGTTGGGCAACCTGCGAGGTCGAAACGATTCAAGAATTGGCAGATTATTTGTCGATCGTGCTGCAAAAAGTCCGAGCACAAGAAGAACGACACAAAGCCGAAGAACGCCTCAAATTATTTGAATCGGTTGTGGTGAATGGAAACGATGGCGTAATTATTACCGATGCGAATCTCGAAAATCCGACTATTAGTTACGTCAATGCGGCGTTTGCTCAAATGTCGGGATATACAGCCGAAGAAGCAATCGGCAAAACGCCCCGAATCTTACAAGGGGAAAAAACAGATCGATCGCTGCTTTCTAAAGTTCGGGCTGCGATGAATGAAGAACGACCGATTCAAGTTGAACTGGTGAATTACCGCAAAGATGGGTCTGAATATTGGGTCGATTTAAACGTGGTTCCGATCGCGGATTCAAGCGGAAATCTTACGCATTTTGTCGCTTTACAACGCGATATTACTGATCGTAAGTGGTCGGAAAAAGCGCTAATTGCGACTCAAGCCCGATTGAAATATTTACTGTCTTCGAGTCCTTCTGTGATTTACACGTGTCAGCCGAATCGAAATCGGGCTTGCACATTTGTCAGTGAAAATATCACGCAGCAACTCGGTTATGAAATCTGGCAATATCTCAAAGATCCGCATTTTTGGATCGATCACATTCACCCAGAAGATTTATCGATCGTGCTGAAAAATCTCGACCAATTACCCGAAGTTGGAGAAGTTACTTGCGAGTACCGATTTTTACATCGAGATGGCACCTATCGCTGGTTGCGCGACACGATGAAACTACTGAATGACCAATCGATCGAGGTGATTGGATCGGTGATGGACATTAGCGATCGTAAGTGGGCAGAAGATCAAATTCGCGCTTCACTTCAAGAAAAAGAAGTGATGTTAAAAGAAATTCATCACCGTGTCAAAAACAATCTGCAAGTTGTTTCTAGTTTGCTCAAATTACAAGCAGGCTATATTCAAGATAAACGCATTATCGAAGTATTTAAGGAAAGCCAAAATCGTGTGAGTGCGATGGCTTTAATTCATGAAAAGCTATATCAATCCGAAGACCTCGCAAAAACTCATTTTTCGGAGTATATTCATAGCTTAGCGACTGCTTTATTCCGCTCCTACTCCGCCAATTCTCGTGCAATTCAACTTCACCTGAATGTTCAAGAAGTGAGATTGAGTATTGATGCTGCAATTCCCTGTGGATTGATTATCAACGAACTCGTCTCTAACTCTTTGAAATATGCGTTTCCCCCCGGTGAAACAGGTTCGATTTTCATTGAGCTTCATGCTCAAGAAGAGCCTGCATCAGAACTTGTCCACTATCAATTGATTGTGGGAGATGACGGTCGTGGATTTCCCGCAGATCTCGATTTTCGTCATACGAAATCACTCGGATTACAGCTCGTTTGTACTCTCATTCGACAACTGCGAGGGGAGATAGACCTCTGTCGTGAGTCAGGAGTCCGCTTTACAATCACGTTCTGCGAACAAAAGATCAGGGTTTAA
- the rpe gene encoding ribulose-phosphate 3-epimerase, which produces MSNKPIVIAPSILSADFSRLGDEIRAVDAAGADWIHVDVMDGRFVPNITIGPLIVEAIRPVTQKPLDVHLMIVEPEKYVGDFAKAGADHIYVHAEHNASPHLHRTLGQIKEYGKKAGVVLNPGTPLELIDYVLELCDLVLIMSVNPGFGGQSFIPGVLPKIRKLRQMCDERGLDPWIEVDGGLKANNTWQVIEAGANAIVAGSAVFNAPDYATAIEGIRNSKRPTPELATV; this is translated from the coding sequence ATGTCCAATAAACCGATCGTCATTGCACCTTCGATTCTTTCTGCTGATTTTAGTCGGTTAGGCGACGAAATTCGCGCCGTTGATGCTGCCGGAGCTGATTGGATTCACGTCGATGTGATGGATGGTCGGTTTGTTCCGAACATTACGATCGGTCCCTTGATCGTGGAAGCGATTCGCCCTGTGACCCAGAAGCCGCTCGATGTTCACTTGATGATTGTAGAGCCTGAAAAGTACGTCGGTGATTTTGCCAAAGCAGGAGCCGATCACATCTACGTTCACGCAGAACACAATGCGTCACCCCACTTGCACCGGACTTTAGGACAAATCAAAGAGTACGGCAAAAAAGCGGGTGTTGTGCTCAATCCGGGTACCCCCTTGGAACTGATCGATTACGTTTTGGAACTGTGCGATCTTGTCTTGATTATGAGCGTCAACCCTGGATTTGGTGGACAAAGCTTTATTCCGGGTGTGCTGCCGAAAATTCGTAAACTGCGTCAAATGTGCGATGAGCGTGGACTTGATCCGTGGATCGAAGTCGATGGTGGCTTGAAAGCGAATAACACCTGGCAAGTGATCGAAGCGGGCGCAAATGCGATCGTGGCGGGTTCAGCGGTGTTCAATGCGCCGGATTATGCAACCGCGATCGAGGGAATTCGCAACAGCAAGCGCCCAACTCCAGAATTGGCAACAGTTTAA
- a CDS encoding YcjF family protein: MMKGNQSWWNQVRESVGNGVSEVSKRVSMETLAQSMTGWFRVDEAEVQEILQKVRSELPTTEALLVGKPQSGKSSIVRGLTGVSAEIIGQGFRPHTQFTQRYSYPTQDLPLIVFTDTVGLGDGTQETSEVIRELVGELQPDETRAKVLILTIRINDFATDTLKQIATRIRAKHPEVPCLLAVTCLHELYPADVMDHPEYPPSFADVDRAFSTIQQNFSGLFDRAVLIDFTLEEDEFHPTFYGLEAFIDSLSDLLPEAEARTIAQLLNDENAGKQISDLYREAGRRYILPFSVMAGATAAIPLPLATMPVLTALQVSMVGALGQLYGQTLSPSQAGGVVSAIAGGFVAQAIGRELIKFVPGFGSVIAASWASAYTWALGEAACVYFGDLMGGKKPDPKRIQAAMKESFQLAKVRFKRT, translated from the coding sequence ATGATGAAAGGGAATCAGTCCTGGTGGAATCAGGTTCGAGAATCAGTTGGTAACGGCGTTTCAGAAGTTTCAAAGCGGGTGTCGATGGAGACGCTTGCTCAATCGATGACCGGATGGTTTCGGGTAGACGAAGCGGAAGTTCAAGAAATTTTACAAAAAGTGCGATCGGAGTTGCCGACGACAGAGGCGCTTTTGGTCGGAAAACCGCAGTCGGGAAAAAGCTCGATCGTGCGAGGACTTACGGGTGTCTCAGCCGAAATTATCGGTCAAGGATTTCGCCCTCATACGCAATTCACGCAGCGATACAGTTATCCAACTCAAGACTTACCGCTAATCGTTTTTACTGATACCGTTGGTTTAGGGGATGGGACTCAAGAAACTTCGGAAGTGATTCGCGAATTAGTCGGGGAACTGCAACCCGATGAAACTCGTGCGAAAGTTCTGATTTTAACGATTCGGATCAATGACTTTGCGACGGATACTTTAAAGCAGATTGCGACTCGAATTCGTGCCAAACACCCGGAAGTCCCTTGCTTATTAGCGGTGACTTGCTTGCATGAGTTGTATCCAGCCGATGTGATGGATCATCCTGAGTATCCACCAAGTTTTGCGGATGTCGATCGCGCTTTTTCTACGATTCAGCAGAACTTTTCTGGATTGTTCGATCGTGCTGTGTTGATCGATTTCACGTTAGAAGAAGACGAATTTCATCCTACATTTTACGGATTAGAAGCGTTCATTGATTCGCTGTCAGACTTGTTGCCAGAGGCGGAGGCAAGAACGATCGCGCAATTGTTGAACGATGAGAACGCAGGTAAACAAATCAGTGATCTTTACCGGGAAGCAGGAAGAAGATATATTTTGCCGTTTTCGGTGATGGCGGGGGCTACCGCAGCGATTCCGTTACCGTTGGCGACGATGCCTGTGTTAACTGCACTTCAAGTGTCGATGGTCGGAGCGTTGGGACAGTTGTACGGGCAAACGTTGTCACCGTCTCAGGCAGGGGGAGTTGTCAGTGCGATCGCGGGTGGATTTGTCGCACAAGCGATCGGGCGGGAGTTGATTAAATTTGTTCCAGGATTTGGCAGTGTGATCGCGGCATCTTGGGCAAGTGCTTACACTTGGGCGTTAGGAGAGGCGGCTTGCGTGTATTTTGGGGATTTAATGGGCGGGAAAAAGCCCGACCCGAAACGGATTCAAGCCGCGATGAAAGAATCGTTCCAGTTGGCAAAAGTGCGATTTAAGCGAACCTGA
- a CDS encoding Uma2 family endonuclease has product MANLLIKSEQWSLPIDLSSLTPLSKMSDEQFYEFCRTNPELRIERTADGEIIVMPPAFADTGNRNSRISGQLFVWSEADGTGESFDSSSGFTLPNGATRSPDAAWILLDRWNALTPEQQASFAPIVPDFVVELRSSSDTLTSLKEKMEEYIANGVRLGLLIDRKNRQVHVYRLDREPEILDNPESVNCDPELPSFSLKMAKIW; this is encoded by the coding sequence ATGGCTAATCTACTGATCAAATCCGAACAATGGTCACTGCCGATCGACCTTTCGTCACTCACTCCCTTGTCTAAGATGAGCGATGAGCAGTTCTATGAATTTTGTCGAACCAATCCCGAATTGCGGATTGAACGCACTGCTGATGGAGAAATTATCGTAATGCCCCCTGCCTTTGCTGATACCGGAAACCGCAATAGCAGAATTTCAGGGCAGCTTTTTGTTTGGTCTGAAGCAGATGGAACTGGGGAATCGTTTGATTCTAGTTCAGGATTTACATTGCCCAATGGTGCAACTCGATCGCCTGATGCCGCTTGGATTTTGCTCGATCGATGGAATGCGTTGACTCCAGAGCAGCAAGCATCATTCGCGCCAATCGTGCCAGATTTTGTCGTTGAATTACGGTCGAGCAGCGATACTTTGACCAGTCTTAAAGAAAAGATGGAAGAATACATCGCAAACGGCGTTCGGTTGGGATTGTTGATCGATCGTAAAAATCGCCAAGTTCATGTGTATCGACTCGATCGAGAACCAGAAATCTTGGACAATCCTGAATCTGTGAATTGCGATCCTGAACTTCCAAGCTTTTCGCTGAAGATGGCAAAAATTTGGTGA
- a CDS encoding FAD-binding oxidoreductase codes for MQTVLQTLESAISPVPIRTWDTLDAFGQAQLRRSLIHPDRVAWVSPSTIEELSAIVACAHRNQWQILPCGRASKLHWGGVIDSVALVVSTEKLDRLIEHAEGDLTVTAEAGISFAELQSIVRKAGQFCAIDPRVSDRATLGGVIATGDSGSLRHRYNSIRDMLLGITFVRSDGEIVKAGGRVVKNVAGYDLMKLFTGSYGTLGILAQATLRVYPIPAVSRSIILSGDSSALEQATETLLGSALTPVSVDLVSETLGFSKSLGLLVRFQSIAESVDQQIARSTELGKALNLEILEPADSDLWQRLTNQINSSVQSDSIVCKIGVKPSEAISVLNQISTLLPTAEILIHAGSGIGHLSIQEARSTQLLEARSICEATGGYLSVLQASIAFKQQLEVWGYSGTALYLMQRIKSQFDPQNLLSPHRFVGGI; via the coding sequence ATGCAAACTGTTCTTCAAACGCTCGAATCCGCGATCTCGCCCGTACCCATACGGACGTGGGATACACTCGATGCCTTTGGGCAAGCTCAACTCCGTCGATCGCTGATTCACCCGGATCGAGTCGCCTGGGTGTCGCCTTCAACCATTGAGGAGTTAAGTGCGATCGTTGCCTGTGCCCATCGCAATCAATGGCAAATTCTTCCGTGTGGTCGTGCGAGTAAGTTACATTGGGGCGGCGTGATCGATTCGGTGGCTTTGGTCGTGAGTACCGAAAAGCTCGATCGCTTAATCGAACATGCTGAGGGTGATTTAACCGTGACCGCTGAAGCTGGAATTTCGTTTGCCGAACTGCAATCGATCGTGAGAAAAGCGGGGCAGTTTTGCGCGATCGATCCAAGGGTGAGCGATCGCGCAACGTTGGGCGGTGTGATTGCAACCGGGGATTCTGGATCGCTCAGACATCGATACAACAGTATTCGCGATATGTTGCTGGGGATTACATTTGTGCGATCGGACGGTGAAATCGTCAAAGCAGGCGGACGAGTTGTAAAGAATGTTGCCGGATACGATTTGATGAAGTTGTTCACCGGATCGTATGGAACGTTAGGAATTCTAGCGCAGGCAACCTTACGGGTTTATCCGATTCCGGCTGTTTCTCGATCGATCATTCTCAGTGGTGATTCGTCTGCGTTAGAGCAAGCGACTGAAACGCTATTAGGTTCAGCATTGACACCTGTGAGTGTAGACCTGGTCTCAGAAACATTAGGGTTTTCAAAATCTCTTGGCTTACTGGTTCGATTCCAGAGCATTGCTGAAAGTGTTGATCAACAGATTGCGCGATCGACTGAACTTGGAAAAGCGTTGAATTTAGAAATCCTTGAGCCAGCAGATTCGGATTTATGGCAGCGCTTAACGAATCAAATTAATTCATCTGTCCAAAGTGACTCGATCGTTTGCAAAATAGGAGTAAAGCCCTCTGAAGCAATTTCAGTGCTCAATCAGATTTCTACACTTCTACCGACTGCGGAAATTCTGATTCACGCTGGAAGTGGCATCGGACACCTAAGCATTCAAGAAGCGCGATCGACCCAACTTCTAGAAGCGCGATCGATTTGTGAAGCGACAGGTGGATATTTATCTGTGCTGCAAGCCTCGATCGCATTCAAACAACAGCTAGAAGTCTGGGGATATTCTGGAACTGCGCTCTACTTAATGCAGCGAATCAAATCCCAATTTGACCCTCAAAATTTACTCAGTCCTCACCGTTTTGTAGGCGGAATTTAG
- a CDS encoding (Fe-S)-binding protein yields MQTSDPAINPGFDAHNPPDPKLIDSCVHCGFCLSTCPSYRVIGKEMDSPRGRIYLMDGINEGEIPLNAATVQHFDSCLGCLACVTTCPSGVQYDKLIAATRPQIERKDPRSIPEKLLRQFVFSVFPYPNRMRTLLRPLGLYQKSGLQKIVRSMGFLNTIAPQLSAMEAILPEIPAKAFTDSIPALTPAQGEQRYRVGMLLGCVQRLFNPDVNDATVRVLTANGCEVVVPQVQGCCGALSHHQGQEEQAKQFARQMIDTFAETGVDFVLINASGCGHTLKEYGHILQDDLNYREKAEAFVQKVKDVQEFLAEVGLTAKLSPLQDKPLTLVYQDACHMLHGQKISVQPRQLLRKIPGVKLREPVDAALCCGSAGIYNILQPEVANELGQQKVENLTNTGASVIASANIGCYVQISRHLKLQEKSVPVLHPMQLLDLSIRGIQLEN; encoded by the coding sequence ATGCAAACCTCTGATCCAGCAATCAATCCAGGCTTTGATGCACACAATCCTCCTGATCCGAAACTGATCGATTCGTGTGTGCATTGCGGCTTTTGTTTATCGACGTGTCCGAGCTACCGAGTGATCGGCAAAGAAATGGATTCGCCCAGAGGACGCATCTATTTGATGGACGGCATCAATGAAGGTGAAATTCCGCTGAATGCCGCAACAGTCCAGCATTTCGATTCTTGTTTGGGCTGTTTGGCGTGTGTGACGACTTGCCCATCGGGAGTGCAGTATGACAAATTGATCGCTGCTACTCGTCCGCAGATTGAGCGAAAAGACCCGCGCTCGATCCCCGAAAAGCTGTTACGTCAGTTCGTTTTTTCGGTGTTTCCCTATCCAAATCGGATGCGAACTTTGTTGCGTCCGTTGGGGTTGTATCAGAAATCGGGGCTTCAGAAAATTGTCCGATCGATGGGGTTCTTAAATACGATCGCGCCTCAACTCTCTGCGATGGAAGCAATTCTTCCAGAAATTCCCGCAAAAGCTTTCACTGATTCAATTCCCGCCCTCACTCCCGCTCAAGGCGAACAGCGTTATCGAGTGGGAATGCTGCTCGGTTGTGTGCAGCGATTGTTCAATCCAGATGTCAATGATGCAACGGTGCGAGTTTTAACGGCAAACGGTTGTGAAGTCGTCGTTCCACAAGTTCAAGGCTGTTGTGGAGCCTTATCGCATCACCAAGGACAAGAAGAACAAGCCAAACAATTCGCTCGGCAAATGATTGATACGTTTGCCGAAACTGGCGTAGATTTCGTCTTGATCAATGCTTCGGGCTGTGGTCATACCTTGAAAGAGTATGGTCATATCTTGCAGGATGATCTGAACTATCGGGAGAAAGCAGAAGCCTTTGTGCAGAAGGTCAAAGACGTGCAGGAATTTCTAGCCGAAGTGGGTTTAACTGCAAAACTATCACCGCTACAAGACAAGCCCTTAACCTTGGTCTACCAAGATGCGTGTCATATGCTGCATGGTCAAAAGATCAGTGTGCAACCGCGTCAATTGTTGCGGAAGATTCCAGGAGTGAAACTACGTGAGCCTGTGGATGCGGCTCTTTGCTGTGGAAGTGCCGGAATCTACAATATTCTCCAGCCAGAAGTGGCGAATGAATTGGGGCAGCAAAAGGTTGAGAATTTGACGAACACGGGCGCGAGTGTCATTGCATCCGCGAACATCGGCTGCTATGTCCAGATTTCTCGCCATTTGAAACTGCAAGAAAAATCTGTTCCGGTTCTTCATCCGATGCAACTCCTAGATCTTTCGATTCGTGGCATTCAGTTAGAGAACTGA
- a CDS encoding iron-sulfur cluster assembly accessory protein, whose protein sequence is MTQTTQATQPQRGIQMSESALKHVIMLREQQGKDLCLRVGVRGGGCSGMSYTMDFEDPNNIRPDDHVSDYDGFQVVCDPKSLLYLYGLMLDYSTALIGGGFQFTNPNANQTCGCGKSFSA, encoded by the coding sequence ATGACTCAAACTACACAAGCTACACAGCCTCAGCGCGGTATCCAGATGAGTGAATCAGCCCTGAAGCACGTTATCATGCTCCGGGAACAGCAAGGTAAAGATCTGTGTCTCCGGGTGGGAGTCCGTGGTGGCGGTTGTTCTGGAATGTCCTACACGATGGATTTTGAAGACCCAAATAATATTCGCCCCGATGATCATGTTTCTGATTACGACGGCTTCCAAGTTGTGTGTGATCCGAAGAGCTTACTGTATCTCTATGGTTTGATGTTGGATTACAGCACCGCATTGATTGGTGGTGGATTCCAGTTTACGAATCCGAACGCGAATCAGACCTGCGGCTGTGGGAAATCATTCTCGGCATAG